A genomic window from Salvia miltiorrhiza cultivar Shanhuang (shh) chromosome 5, IMPLAD_Smil_shh, whole genome shotgun sequence includes:
- the LOC130986786 gene encoding uncharacterized protein LOC130986786, translating to MKMSSAQQESGSNDVCHARVNKTDKTRRSWTIKEEETLIHELKELVAQGWKSDNGFRAGYLNKLELAMKNVFPGTDLKGMPHINSKICAWKKNYYSLCLIFRVTGVGFNVHGDHMIDCTTEQWEQIVKKDSNARNMRKKSWPMLDAWKEVFGKDRATCDNAEDLLDAVTDMYQHRKMPQNTPEPDGDYHVNLDDVFEGEAVEESTAQSTKLEATTSGNKKKRKQSDESGNVFAYLGEISRNTGQRLDTLSSRVGYEFDVSKARKEVFEQVSLLPDLSLEQIFDVTELLAYKVERLDIFLGLPAEARFAYTMRLLQGKSK from the exons ATGAAAATGAGTTCGGCACAGCAAG AATCAGGGAGCAATGATGTGTGCCATGCCCGCGTCAACAAAACCGACAAGACACGTCGGAGTTGGACCATCAAAGAGGAGGAGACCCTCATTCACGAGCTGAAGGAGTTGGTTGCTCAAGGATGGAAGTCCGACAATGGATTCCGAGCAGGCTATTTAAATAAGCTTGAATTGGCGATGAAGAACGTATTCCCGGGCACGGACTTGAAAGGTATGCCACACATTAACTCAAAGATTTGTGCTTGGAAGAAAAACTACTACAGCCTCTGTTTGATATTTCGCGTTACTGGAGTTGGATTCAATGTGCACGGGGACCACATGATAGATTGTACCACTGAACAATGGGAGCAAATCGTAAAG AAAGATTCAAATGCCCGAAACATGAGGAAGAAGTCGTGGCCAATGCTTGATGCTTGGAAAGAAGTCTTCGGCAAAGACCGTGCGACATGCGACAATGCCGAGGACCTGCTTGATGCTGTTACCGACATGTATCAGCATCGGAAAATGCCACAGAACACACCTGAACCCGATGGTGATTACCACGTTAATCTCGACGACGTGTTTGAGGGCGAGGCTGTGGAGGAGAGCACTGCTCAAAGTACTAAGCTTGAAGCGACTACAAGCGGCAACAAGAAAAAGCGTAAGCAAAGTGATGAGTCGGGGAATGTCTTCGCTTATTTGGGTGAGATCAGTCGAAACACTGGTCAGAGGCTGGATACTCTGTCAAGCCGTGTCGGTTATGAATTTGATGTCAGTAAGGCGAGGAAAGAAGTATTTGAGCAGGTCAGCCTCCTTCCGGATCTCAGTCTTGAACAAATATTCGACGTGACTGAGCTCCTTGCTTATAAGGTGGAGCGACTGGATATCTTCCTTGGCCTGCCGGCAGAGGCTCGCTTTGCATACACGATGCGGCTCTTGCAGGGGAAGAgcaaatga